In one Rhodopirellula halodulae genomic region, the following are encoded:
- the leuB gene encoding 3-isopropylmalate dehydrogenase, translating to MNSSIVLLPGDGIGPEIVEQARLVLAKVAERFGHTFDFSSHLIGGIAIDETGDPLPQATVDACRGAGAILLGAVGGPKWDDPSAKTRPEAGLLKIRKELGLFANLRPIKLFDELADASPLRADIVKGTDILFFRELTGGIYFGESGTSGSGEEESAYQSMTYSVGEVKRIVRMAAQAARGRSNRLTSVDKANVLEPSRLWRRVAADVMANEFPDVQYDVVLVDAMAMHLINRPSEFDVVVTGNMFGDILTDEASMLPGSLGMLPSASLGDDGPGLYEPIHGSAPDIAGKGIANPLATILAAAMMLRHSLGLADEADAIEKAVAAVITDGLRTPDLARGDQSKSVSTEEMGAAVVAKLAS from the coding sequence ATGAATTCCTCCATCGTTTTGTTGCCCGGCGACGGGATCGGACCTGAAATTGTCGAACAAGCTCGTTTGGTTTTGGCCAAAGTTGCGGAACGATTCGGGCACACCTTCGATTTCAGCTCGCACCTGATCGGCGGAATTGCAATCGACGAGACCGGCGACCCACTTCCCCAAGCGACCGTGGACGCCTGCCGAGGTGCCGGAGCGATTTTGCTGGGAGCCGTCGGTGGCCCCAAATGGGACGACCCGTCCGCCAAGACGCGACCCGAAGCCGGTCTGTTGAAAATCCGCAAAGAACTGGGACTGTTCGCCAACCTACGTCCCATCAAGTTGTTCGATGAGCTGGCCGACGCATCGCCTTTGCGTGCGGACATCGTCAAAGGGACCGACATCCTATTCTTCCGCGAACTGACCGGCGGGATCTACTTCGGTGAGTCGGGGACCTCCGGCAGTGGCGAAGAAGAGTCTGCCTATCAGTCGATGACCTATTCGGTCGGCGAAGTGAAACGGATCGTGCGGATGGCAGCTCAAGCCGCACGAGGCCGATCGAACCGATTGACCAGTGTCGATAAAGCCAACGTGCTCGAACCCAGTCGTCTGTGGCGCCGCGTCGCCGCTGACGTGATGGCAAACGAGTTTCCTGACGTTCAGTACGACGTGGTTTTGGTCGACGCGATGGCCATGCACTTGATCAATCGTCCGTCAGAGTTCGATGTGGTGGTCACCGGCAACATGTTCGGCGACATTTTGACTGACGAAGCTTCTATGTTGCCCGGTTCGCTCGGGATGCTTCCAAGTGCATCGCTGGGTGATGATGGCCCAGGGTTGTATGAACCGATTCACGGATCGGCGCCGGACATTGCCGGCAAAGGCATCGCCAACCCGCTCGCGACGATTTTGGCCGCCGCGATGATGCTTCGTCATTCGTTGGGGCTGGCCGATGAAGCCGACGCGATTGAGAAAGCCGTTGCCGCCGTCATCACCGATGGGTTGCGAACACCCGATTTGGCTCGTGGTGACCAGTCCAAGAGCGTTTCGACCGAAGAAATGGGTGCCGCGGTCGTCGCGAAATTGGCGTCCTAG
- a CDS encoding phosphatidate cytidylyltransferase encodes MPDITTFILIAVILAALGIATLVAALLGRTDSVSVDAAIVKRFRSKLRVWWTMVAIFVIGSLIHRIGLVVLFSMVSFWALREFISMTPTRRGDHRTLFWIFFIFTPLQYILIGLGDDYYPFYSIMIPVYASLFIPARAAIAGDAKRFLERCAKIQAGLLVCVYSLSHAPALLDLQLVRTGGEAWKGSNVNLLMFFVLIAQLSLTLERVWSNVAGKHVIAPEINASRTWEGVLGSMMSTGIIAALLRWATPFFWWEALLMGVVVTAMASMGTLTMSAIKRDRGVTDTGTLVQGHAGVLDQIDNICFAAPIFYHVTRFFFT; translated from the coding sequence TTGCCTGATATCACCACCTTCATTCTGATCGCGGTCATCCTCGCGGCGCTTGGCATCGCAACATTGGTTGCGGCGCTCCTGGGTCGCACGGATTCCGTCTCGGTGGACGCCGCGATTGTGAAGCGTTTCCGTTCGAAGCTGCGTGTGTGGTGGACGATGGTCGCAATCTTTGTGATCGGATCCTTGATCCATCGCATTGGTTTGGTGGTTTTGTTTTCGATGGTGTCGTTTTGGGCGTTGCGAGAGTTCATCTCCATGACGCCCACGCGACGTGGTGACCATCGCACGTTGTTTTGGATCTTCTTCATCTTCACGCCGCTGCAGTACATCCTGATCGGGCTGGGAGATGACTACTATCCGTTCTACAGCATCATGATTCCCGTTTACGCCAGCCTATTCATTCCGGCTCGTGCCGCGATTGCTGGGGACGCGAAACGATTCTTGGAACGGTGCGCGAAGATCCAAGCCGGGTTGTTGGTGTGTGTGTACTCGCTGTCGCACGCACCGGCGCTGTTGGATCTGCAATTGGTGCGAACCGGCGGTGAAGCTTGGAAAGGCAGCAACGTGAACCTACTGATGTTCTTCGTTCTGATCGCTCAGTTGTCGCTGACGTTGGAACGTGTTTGGAGCAACGTTGCCGGCAAACATGTGATCGCGCCGGAGATCAATGCGTCGCGTACCTGGGAAGGCGTTCTGGGGTCGATGATGTCGACCGGAATCATCGCGGCGTTGTTGCGTTGGGCCACGCCATTCTTTTGGTGGGAAGCGTTGTTGATGGGCGTCGTTGTCACCGCGATGGCGAGCATGGGAACGTTGACGATGAGCGCGATCAAACGCGACCGGGGTGTGACGGATACCGGGACACTGGTCCAAGGCCATGCCGGTGTGCTGGACCAAATCGACAACATTTGCTTTGCGGCGCCGATCTTCTATCACGTCACCCGTTTCTTCTTCACTTGA
- a CDS encoding NADPH-dependent FMN reductase, giving the protein MSQGMQLVISSSLHPTSRSRILARSVAERLRSQDREVEVFDLSQQVLPPCDGATAYGDENVIALAELIREADAIYVASPVYNYDVNAAIKNAVELTGKAWTGKTVALLLAAGGQGSYMSAMGLANSLMLDFRCVIVPRFVYATGESFEGDSLADEEIARRVDTLVAETLKLSDALAN; this is encoded by the coding sequence TTGAGCCAAGGCATGCAACTCGTCATCAGTTCCAGTCTTCATCCCACCAGTCGCAGTCGAATTCTGGCTCGCTCCGTCGCGGAACGTCTGCGTTCGCAAGACCGCGAAGTGGAGGTCTTTGATCTATCGCAGCAAGTGCTGCCACCTTGTGACGGTGCCACCGCCTATGGCGACGAGAACGTGATTGCTTTGGCGGAATTGATTCGCGAAGCCGACGCGATCTATGTGGCGTCGCCGGTCTACAACTACGACGTCAATGCTGCCATCAAAAACGCCGTCGAGCTGACCGGAAAGGCTTGGACCGGCAAGACCGTGGCGTTGTTGTTGGCCGCTGGTGGACAGGGAAGCTACATGTCCGCCATGGGATTGGCCAACAGTTTGATGCTGGATTTTCGCTGCGTGATTGTGCCGCGATTTGTGTACGCGACTGGCGAATCGTTTGAAGGTGACTCCTTGGCCGACGAAGAAATCGCCCGCCGAGTGGATACGCTGGTGGCCGAAACGCTGAAGCTCAGCGACGCATTGGCAAATTGA
- a CDS encoding polysaccharide deacetylase family protein gives MSNKPVGSLSIDLDNKWAYLRAAGNADWKTASSYLPMATQRIVDLLGELNLPLTVFLVGRDLDDETDVDAIHHFDQLGHWEPANHSLNHLPWMHTMSDSEIQSEIMTTHDRISSRFGARPVGFRGPGFSCPTEVLRVLIRNDYSYDASIFPTSMAPIARAVFLARTNLQGEEREKAKKLYGGFDAMRNPNRPFVRQEQVDGQTHHLREIPVSTLPFLRTPIHFSYVTFLATFSVTLAKLYFASALNLCRWTGTAPSLLLHPPDFLGCEDDADMAYFPGMKMSRDAKLSFMRWALGKFANEFNVLTMQEQTETLAMAQTATHQPETT, from the coding sequence ATGAGCAACAAACCTGTTGGAAGCTTGTCGATCGATCTCGACAACAAATGGGCGTACCTTCGTGCCGCGGGCAATGCGGACTGGAAGACCGCCTCGAGCTATTTGCCGATGGCGACGCAAAGGATCGTGGATCTGCTTGGCGAATTGAATCTACCGCTGACCGTGTTCTTGGTCGGTCGCGATCTCGACGATGAAACCGATGTCGATGCCATCCACCATTTTGACCAACTGGGCCATTGGGAACCGGCGAACCATTCGCTGAACCATTTGCCATGGATGCACACGATGAGCGACTCCGAAATTCAATCGGAGATCATGACCACGCACGATCGAATTTCATCTCGGTTTGGCGCCCGCCCGGTTGGCTTTCGAGGACCAGGGTTCAGTTGCCCGACGGAGGTTCTGCGAGTTTTGATTCGCAACGATTACTCGTATGACGCGTCCATCTTCCCCACCTCCATGGCTCCCATCGCTCGAGCGGTCTTCTTGGCGCGAACCAACTTGCAAGGCGAGGAACGGGAAAAAGCAAAGAAGCTCTATGGTGGCTTCGATGCGATGCGAAACCCCAACCGTCCGTTCGTTCGCCAGGAACAAGTCGACGGCCAAACGCACCATCTGCGGGAAATCCCTGTTTCGACGCTTCCGTTCCTGCGAACTCCCATTCACTTCAGTTACGTCACGTTCCTCGCAACGTTCAGCGTGACCTTGGCCAAACTCTATTTCGCCTCAGCACTCAACCTTTGTCGCTGGACCGGAACCGCACCATCGTTGCTGCTGCATCCACCTGACTTCTTAGGATGCGAAGACGATGCGGACATGGCCTATTTCCCCGGTATGAAGATGTCTCGCGATGCGAAACTCTCGTTCATGCGTTGGGCACTCGGAAAATTTGCAAACGAATTCAACGTGCTGACCATGCAAGAACAAACCGAAACGCTGGCGATGGCACAAACTGCAACACATCAACCCGAAACCACTTGA
- a CDS encoding WecB/TagA/CpsF family glycosyltransferase gives MLDYGQHNVLGIGVNAIDYEAAVNRIITAAKNHSPMAVTALAVHGVMTGVLDREHHYRLNQFDLVCPDGQPVRWALNRLHKKSFDGPPLQDRVYGPELTLRLCKEAAKQDVPIFLFGATEEMLTQFAERLGERFEGLRIVGKRASAFRQINEQERDELAAEIRESGAQMCFVGLGCPRQEIFAYEMREHLSMPLIAVGAAFAFHAGMLEQAPPWMQKNGLEWFFRLTREPGRLWRRYLYLNPAYVSLLTLQKLGIYQRKRESGQTPDKELRFG, from the coding sequence ATGTTGGACTACGGACAACACAACGTCTTGGGCATCGGCGTCAATGCGATTGACTACGAAGCCGCCGTGAACCGGATCATCACCGCCGCGAAGAACCATTCTCCGATGGCCGTCACGGCGTTGGCGGTTCACGGCGTGATGACGGGCGTCCTCGATCGAGAACACCACTATCGTTTGAACCAATTCGATTTGGTGTGTCCGGACGGGCAACCCGTGCGATGGGCGCTCAACCGATTGCACAAGAAAAGCTTCGACGGACCTCCGCTGCAGGATCGCGTCTATGGCCCCGAACTCACGTTGCGATTGTGCAAAGAGGCGGCCAAACAGGATGTGCCAATCTTCTTGTTCGGTGCCACCGAAGAGATGTTGACGCAATTCGCAGAACGACTCGGCGAGCGGTTCGAGGGACTGCGGATCGTCGGCAAACGAGCCTCGGCATTCCGACAAATCAACGAGCAGGAACGCGACGAACTGGCAGCGGAAATTCGCGAAAGCGGCGCGCAGATGTGTTTCGTTGGCTTGGGCTGCCCGCGGCAGGAGATCTTTGCCTACGAGATGCGAGAACATCTCTCCATGCCGTTGATTGCCGTGGGAGCCGCCTTTGCGTTCCACGCCGGGATGCTCGAACAAGCGCCGCCGTGGATGCAGAAAAACGGGCTCGAGTGGTTCTTTCGACTCACGCGAGAACCAGGCCGTCTGTGGCGACGCTACCTCTATCTCAACCCAGCCTACGTGTCGTTGCTGACGCTGCAGAAACTGGGCATTTATCAGCGTAAACGCGAATCGGGGCAAACGCCTGACAAAGAACTGCGGTTCGGCTGA